A DNA window from Camelina sativa cultivar DH55 chromosome 17, Cs, whole genome shotgun sequence contains the following coding sequences:
- the LOC104755968 gene encoding proteasome subunit alpha type-2-A: protein MGDSQYSFSLTTFSPSGKLVQIEHALTAVGSGQTSLGIKASNGVVIATEKKLPSILVDEASVQKIQHLTPNIGVVYSGMGPDFRVLVRKSRKQAEQYLRLYKEPIPVTQLVRETATVMQEFTQSGGVRPFGVSLLVAGYDDKGPQLYQVDPSGSYFSWKASAMGKNVSNAKTFLEKRYTEDMELDDAIHTAILTLKEGFEGEISSKNIEIGKIGADKVFRVLTPAEIDDYLAEVE, encoded by the exons ATGGGGGATAGTCAGTACTCATTTTCACTCACCACTTTCAG CCCATCTGGGAAGCTGGTTCAGATAGAGCATGCCCTTACTGCTGTGGGATCAGGCCAAACATCTTTGGGGATTAAAG CTTCCAATGGAGTTGTCATTGCAACCGAAAAGAAATTGCCTTCTATTTTGGTTGATGAAGCATCT GTTCAAAAAATTCAGCACTTGACTCCTAATATTGGAGTTGTTTACAG TGGCATGGGTCCTGATTTTCGAGTTCTTGTTAGGAAGAGTAGGAAACAGGCTGAGCAATATCTCCGTCTTTACAAA GAACCCATCCCTGTTACCCAACTTGTAAGGGAAACGGCTACTGTTATGCAAGAGTTTACTCAATCGGG TGGTGTTAGACCTTTCGGAGTTTCCCTGCTTGTGGCTGGATATGATGACAAGGGTCCACAACTGTATCAG GTGGATCCATCTGGCTCTTATTTCTCTTGGAAAGCTTCAGCCATGGGAAAAAACGTTTCGAACGCAAAAACATTCCTTGAGAAAAG GTACACAGAAGACATGGAACTTGATGATGCCATTCACACAGCGATATTGACATTGAAAGAAGG CTTTGAAGGAGAGATCTCAagcaaaaatattgaaattggCAAAATCGGTGCTGACAAAGTTTTCAG GGTACTAACACCAGCGGAGATCGATGATTACCTTGCTGAAGTTGAATAA
- the LOC104755966 gene encoding uncharacterized protein LOC104755966 codes for MSMLSSTLARSYSIPFRKTLMSLDFRIAMRRNPFTRIRCSRVAAFSSSPSHSPNFPIPGLEDVFIGYLFGRKKATEVAHVVWEKVIQKGDMVIDATCGNGNDTLAMLKMVMDDSISGGCVYAMDIQKDAIQSTSSLLDQTLGSKEKDCVKLFNICHSKMEEIVSENSRVRMVAFNLGYLPGGNKSIITVSGTTLLALKASERILMPGGLISLVVYIGHPGGREELEVVEAFGSSLPVSDWVCCKLQMLNRPLAPVLVFMFKRELK; via the exons ATGTCAATGTTATCCTCGACGTTGGCGCGCTCTTACTCGATTCCTTTCCGCAAAACACTAATGTCCTTAGATTTTCGAATTGCAATGCGACGAAACCCTTTTACCAGAATTCGATGTTCTCGTGTAGCTGCTTTCAGCTCGTCTCCTTCGCATTCACCAAATTTTCCGATTCCAG GGCTAGAAGatgtttttattggttatcTCTTTGGAAGGAAGAAGGCAACAGAAGTAGCTCATGT TGTGTGGGAGAAGGTAATCCAAAAGGGGGATATGGTCATTGATGCTACATGCGGAAACGGGAATGATACTTTAGCAATGTTGAAGATGGTTATGGATGATTCTATTTCTGGTGGCTGTGTTTATGCAATGGACATTCAAAAAGATGCCATTCAGAGCACTTCCTCTTTGCTGGATCAAACCCTTGGTTCAAAAGAG AAGGACTGCGTCAAACTCTTTAACATCTGCCATAGTAAAATGGAAGAGATTGTCTCTGAAAACTCCCGTGTGAG GATGGTTGCATTCAATCTCGGGTATCTTCCAGGTGGCAACAAGTCGATAATCACGGTCTCAGGTACAACATTATTGGCATTGAAGGCTTCTGAGAGAATCTTAATGCCTGGTGGCCTcattagcttggttgtttacaTTGGCCATCCTGGTGGAag GGAAGAGTTAGAAGTGGTAGAAGCTTTTGGGTCGAGTTTACCGGTCAGTGATTGGGTCTGCTGCAAATTACAAATGCTGAACCGACCGTTAGCTCCGGTTCTTGTTTTCATGTTCAAAAGAGAACTAAAATGA
- the LOC104755967 gene encoding thiosulfate/3-mercaptopyruvate sulfurtransferase 2 isoform X1, with amino-acid sequence MASTLYSRSLLVARRCLINPSLSPLRTPKFATFLNKKAFSSQLHSAYSTSKSSTHVSRVMASTGTEPKANYATSSISSNEPVVSVDWLHANLRGADIKVLDASWYMPHEQRNPVQEYQVAHIPGALFFDLDGISDRKTNLPHMLPSEEAFSAGCSALGIENKDGVVVYDGKGLFSAARVWWMFRVFGHEKVWVLDGGLPKWRASGYDVESSASSDAILKSSLANDAVEKIYQGQTITPITFQTKFQSHLVWGLDQVKENMEDKTYQHIDARAKARFDGTAPEPRKGIPSGHIPGSKCVPFPDMFDSSQTVLPAEELKKRFEQEGISLDSPIMASCGTGVTACVLAMGFHRLGKADVPIYDGSWTEWATESNLPMVGSSSS; translated from the exons ATGGCTTCTACCCTTTACTCAAGATCTTTATTGGTTGCTCGTCGCTGCCTCATTAATCCTTCTCTATCTCCTCTTCGGACCCCTAAATTTGCAACCTTTCTAAAC AAGAAAGCATTCAGCTCACAGTTACACTCTGCCTATTCAACTTCTAAATCATCTACTCACGTTAGTCGAGTTATGGCTTCTACTGGAACTGAGCCAAAAGCTAATTACGCCACATCATCCATATCTTCCAATGAACCTGTTGTGTCTGTTGATTGGCTCCATGCTAATCTTAGAGGCGCTGATATAAAG GTTTTGGATGCCTCATGGTACATGCCACATGAGCAAAGAAATCCAGTCCAAGAGTATCAA GTTGCTCATATTCCAGGTgctctcttctttgatttggatgGAATATCAGATCGAAAAACAAAC TTACCACACATGCTACCATCTGAGGAAGCTTTCTCTGCTGGCTGTTCAGCTCTTGGAATCGAGAACAAAGATGGCGTGGTTGTATATGATGGAAAGGGGCTCTTTAGTGCAGCTCGTGTATGGTG gATGTTTAGAGTCTTTGGACATGAAAAAGTATGGGTACTTGATGGAGGCTTGCCAAAATGGCGTGCTTCAGGTTATGACGTTGAATCCAGTGCCTCAAGTGATGCCATTTTGAAATCCAGTCTAGCAAATGACGCTGTAGAGAAAATATATCAAGGACAAACG ATTACTCCAATAACTTTTCAGACGAAGTTCCAGTCGCATCTTGTATGGGGACTTGATCAG GTAAAGGAAAACATGGAGGATAAGACTTATCAGCACATAGATGCGCGTGCAAAAGCTAG ATTTGACGGTACTGCTCCAGAACCTCGCAAGGGAATACCGAGCGGTCATATACCTGGTAGCAAGTGTGTCCCTTTTCCCGAC ATGTTTGATTCCTCTCAAACAGTGTTACCAGCGGAGGAGCTTAAGAAGAGGTTTGAACAAGAAG GCATTTCACTAGACAGTCCAATCATGGCCTCATGTGGAACCGGTGTGACAGCTTGTGTTTTGGCAATG GGATTTCATCGTTTGGGTAAAGCCGATGTCCCGATCTATGATGGGTCTTGGACTGAATGGGCAACCGAATCAAACTTGCCCATggtgggttcttcttcttcatga
- the LOC104755967 gene encoding thiosulfate/3-mercaptopyruvate sulfurtransferase 1, mitochondrial isoform X2 — MPHGTCHMSKEIQSKSIKLLIFQVLSSLIWMEYQIEKQTYHTCYHLRKLSLLAVQLLESRTKMAWLYMMERGSLVQLVYGGEMFRVFGHEKVWVLDGGLPKWRASGYDVESSASSDAILKSSLANDAVEKIYQGQTITPITFQTKFQSHLVWGLDQVKENMEDKTYQHIDARAKARFDGTAPEPRKGIPSGHIPGSKCVPFPDMFDSSQTVLPAEELKKRFEQEGISLDSPIMASCGTGVTACVLAMGFHRLGKADVPIYDGSWTEWATESNLPMVGSSSS, encoded by the exons ATGCCTCATGGTACATGCCACATGAGCAAAGAAATCCAGTCCAAGAGTATCAA GTTGCTCATATTCCAGGTgctctcttctttgatttggatgGAATATCAGATCGAAAAACAAAC TTACCACACATGCTACCATCTGAGGAAGCTTTCTCTGCTGGCTGTTCAGCTCTTGGAATCGAGAACAAAGATGGCGTGGTTGTATATGATGGAAAGGGGCTCTTTAGTGCAGCTCGTGTATGGTGGTGA gATGTTTAGAGTCTTTGGACATGAAAAAGTATGGGTACTTGATGGAGGCTTGCCAAAATGGCGTGCTTCAGGTTATGACGTTGAATCCAGTGCCTCAAGTGATGCCATTTTGAAATCCAGTCTAGCAAATGACGCTGTAGAGAAAATATATCAAGGACAAACG ATTACTCCAATAACTTTTCAGACGAAGTTCCAGTCGCATCTTGTATGGGGACTTGATCAG GTAAAGGAAAACATGGAGGATAAGACTTATCAGCACATAGATGCGCGTGCAAAAGCTAG ATTTGACGGTACTGCTCCAGAACCTCGCAAGGGAATACCGAGCGGTCATATACCTGGTAGCAAGTGTGTCCCTTTTCCCGAC ATGTTTGATTCCTCTCAAACAGTGTTACCAGCGGAGGAGCTTAAGAAGAGGTTTGAACAAGAAG GCATTTCACTAGACAGTCCAATCATGGCCTCATGTGGAACCGGTGTGACAGCTTGTGTTTTGGCAATG GGATTTCATCGTTTGGGTAAAGCCGATGTCCCGATCTATGATGGGTCTTGGACTGAATGGGCAACCGAATCAAACTTGCCCATggtgggttcttcttcttcatga